From the Gramella sp. Hel_I_59 genome, one window contains:
- a CDS encoding IS30 family transposase codes for MELKKHRRLSHKERVIIQTLLEENRSKSFIAIKLGRSRSTITREVNRWITKPGEYYSADIADYIAKDDYLNKKNKDKISTYKRLCIYVYKGLLKDWSPEQISGRIKDDYPNDPVMTISHEAIYQHIYNKPQARLNLKLIKLLARGTQRRRSRKKRKVKGSRIIDQVSIDQRPAHINLREESGHWEGDLMVGANHKSVIGTIIERKFRYTLIVKLDHKKADHVSKKFSKTLNQMDPVFKKTMTYDNGVEMAAHKKITVKTGMQIYFAHPYSSWERGTNENTNGLIRRYLPKGKNFNTIDEKQLKIIQDKLNNRPRKILGFKTPQEMMDLERKKLYLNT; via the coding sequence ATGGAACTAAAAAAACACCGGAGATTATCTCATAAAGAGAGGGTGATTATCCAGACTCTTTTAGAAGAAAATAGGTCCAAATCCTTTATTGCAATCAAGCTGGGTAGATCCCGTTCAACCATTACCCGAGAAGTGAACAGATGGATCACTAAACCAGGGGAATATTACAGTGCTGATATAGCTGATTATATTGCTAAAGACGATTACCTCAATAAAAAAAACAAGGATAAAATAAGCACCTATAAAAGGCTCTGTATTTATGTTTACAAAGGTCTTTTGAAAGACTGGTCACCGGAACAAATATCCGGAAGGATCAAAGATGATTATCCCAATGATCCAGTGATGACTATTTCTCACGAAGCTATTTATCAGCACATCTACAATAAGCCACAAGCAAGGCTTAATTTAAAGCTCATCAAGCTTCTGGCCAGAGGAACACAGCGTAGAAGATCAAGAAAAAAACGTAAGGTAAAAGGAAGCAGAATTATCGATCAGGTTAGCATTGACCAGCGACCAGCGCATATTAACCTTCGAGAAGAAAGCGGTCACTGGGAAGGTGATCTTATGGTGGGAGCCAATCACAAAAGTGTCATAGGGACTATCATAGAACGCAAGTTTAGATACACATTGATTGTGAAATTAGATCATAAAAAGGCTGATCACGTCAGTAAAAAATTCTCCAAAACCTTGAATCAAATGGATCCAGTTTTTAAGAAAACGATGACTTACGACAACGGAGTTGAAATGGCAGCACATAAGAAAATTACTGTAAAAACAGGAATGCAAATCTACTTCGCTCACCCCTATTCTTCCTGGGAAAGAGGAACCAATGAGAACACTAACGGACTCATTAGAAGATACCTTCCAAAAGGAAAAAATTTTAATACCATTGATGAAAAACAATTGAAAATTATACAGGATAAACTCAATAACAGACCTCGTAAAATCCTAGGGTTTAAAACGCCACAGGAAATGATGGATCTTGAACGAAAAAAATTATATTTGAATACCTAA
- a CDS encoding IS110 family transposase: MKNYQEVIGIDVSKNKLDAYAYNRSSHREFSNDVKGYKALLQWANGKEQKVFFCFENTGHYSLKLALYLSSKKQVYVQENPVVIKRSSGVIREKNDVVDAMMIARYGWLHREELSPSELKDNELLEVGRLLALRDQLVRSRTGLKNTLSELKKLLSSSSTDTCCKTLVSSITHLTSQINKIEKQLKSLIKTSEALSQNYKLISSLKGVGLVVGAQLLYHTNNFERFNSWRQFSSYCGTAPFGHSSGSSIHKKRKCHPMGDRQMKSLLSMAACTAIQYDSELRQYYKKKREEGKLKMIALNNVRNKLLSRVFAVVKRVTPYVELQRFAA, translated from the coding sequence ATGAAAAATTACCAAGAAGTAATCGGAATTGATGTTTCAAAAAACAAGTTAGATGCCTATGCTTACAATCGTAGTTCCCATCGGGAGTTCAGTAATGATGTGAAGGGTTATAAAGCCTTGTTGCAATGGGCTAACGGTAAGGAACAAAAAGTGTTTTTCTGTTTTGAGAATACCGGTCATTATTCCTTGAAGTTAGCGTTGTATTTATCTTCAAAGAAGCAGGTATATGTACAGGAAAATCCTGTAGTAATCAAACGTTCTTCCGGAGTGATCAGAGAGAAGAATGACGTGGTAGATGCCATGATGATCGCCAGGTATGGCTGGCTTCACCGTGAGGAACTTTCACCGAGTGAGCTGAAAGATAATGAACTATTAGAAGTAGGCAGGTTGCTGGCTTTGCGTGATCAGCTGGTTCGTAGTCGTACGGGATTGAAGAATACCCTTTCAGAGCTGAAAAAGTTGCTCAGCAGCAGTTCTACAGATACCTGTTGTAAAACGCTTGTAAGCTCTATTACTCACCTGACTTCTCAAATAAATAAAATAGAGAAGCAACTAAAATCACTGATAAAGACTTCTGAGGCATTATCGCAAAATTATAAGTTGATCAGTTCTTTAAAAGGTGTTGGTTTAGTTGTAGGCGCCCAGTTGCTTTATCACACCAATAATTTTGAACGCTTTAATAGCTGGCGCCAATTCTCCAGTTATTGTGGGACGGCTCCCTTTGGTCATAGTTCGGGAAGCAGTATTCACAAAAAGCGAAAATGCCACCCGATGGGAGATCGGCAAATGAAGAGCCTGCTTAGCATGGCGGCCTGTACAGCCATTCAATATGACAGTGAATTACGGCAGTATTATAAGAAAAAGCGGGAGGAAGGTAAGTTAAAGATGATTGCGCTAAACAATGTCCGCAATAAACTGTTATCCAGAGTGTTTGCAGTGGTGAAGAGAGTGACGCCTTATGTGGAATTACAAAGATTTGCAGCCTGA
- a CDS encoding DoxX family protein produces MESTGSGDRAFDYVRLGFNLFLTIPIVLIWSIIDLKRNSYNKLFYWFQVIIRLTLIFAMLIYGLAKVYKGQFADHSLERLVETVGNMSPMGLAWTFMGHSFFYNIFIGFIEILGGILLIFRKTVTLGSLVIIGVMSNVLMMNLTYDIPVKLVSAHLFIMALILLQVNGQRVFDFFFKNKTIEKVEYYVPLKNTNFKKIITIGKRFLVFVVMGAVLIQTLIRFKATEQLKEKSELYGIWETQLFVKNKDILSPLLTDTYRWRYLIVDEKNKATIKKMTDSIDRYLFKNNSDLNEIIFRSENDSVSHRFLYKFINPQELELNGTIYADSISILFKRKPKSDFRLINRKFHWVNETNYNH; encoded by the coding sequence ATGGAAAGTACTGGAAGTGGAGATAGAGCCTTTGATTATGTTAGGTTGGGTTTTAACTTATTCCTAACCATTCCAATAGTATTAATATGGTCAATAATTGACCTTAAAAGAAATTCTTATAATAAGCTTTTTTACTGGTTTCAAGTTATCATTAGACTCACCCTTATATTCGCGATGCTTATTTATGGTTTAGCTAAAGTATATAAAGGTCAATTTGCTGACCATAGTTTAGAACGATTAGTGGAAACTGTTGGTAATATGTCGCCTATGGGATTGGCCTGGACTTTTATGGGGCACTCTTTTTTTTATAACATTTTTATTGGTTTTATTGAAATCCTTGGTGGAATCTTATTGATTTTCAGAAAAACAGTCACTCTGGGCAGTTTAGTAATTATAGGGGTAATGAGCAATGTTCTTATGATGAACCTGACTTATGATATTCCAGTAAAATTAGTTTCGGCTCATCTATTCATAATGGCACTGATTTTATTGCAAGTTAATGGTCAAAGAGTGTTTGATTTCTTCTTTAAAAACAAAACAATAGAAAAAGTGGAATATTATGTTCCACTAAAAAACACAAATTTTAAAAAAATTATTACAATCGGTAAAAGATTTTTAGTCTTTGTAGTTATGGGAGCGGTATTAATACAAACCTTAATAAGATTTAAAGCTACTGAACAATTAAAGGAAAAATCAGAGTTATATGGAATTTGGGAAACACAATTATTTGTAAAGAACAAGGATATTCTATCTCCACTTCTAACGGATACTTATAGATGGAGGTATTTAATAGTTGATGAGAAGAATAAAGCTACTATAAAAAAAATGACAGATTCTATAGACAGATATCTTTTTAAAAATAATTCCGATTTGAATGAGATTATTTTTAGAAGTGAGAATGATTCTGTATCACATCGGTTTTTATATAAGTTTATTAATCCTCAAGAACTGGAGTTGAATGGAACTATATATGCTGATTCTATCTCTATTCTATTTAAAAGAAAACCTAAATCTGACTTTAGATTAATTAATAGGAAGTTTCATTGGGTAAATGAGACTAACTATAACCACTAA
- a CDS encoding endonuclease/exonuclease/phosphatase family protein, whose protein sequence is MQLLIISILLVFPTLILLRKQVLAILILSINLLSNLYFIIPFYTETSIPSTDNHFKISSINLLSSNSNRELTINYIENEDPDVLILMELTPEWLSSLEPVIGNYQYTEIVPRNDNFGIALLSKYQMKSSVDYFSLNDKPSIIGNVSGMEQEFTVVATHPVPPIGQQSFLNRNKQLSNIVKDIPRFSKNLIIAGDFNTSSFSPHFDSLLKQNLKDSRIGFGLLPTWPADHNVLQTTLDHFLVSKHLQVTKRATGPDIGSDHLPITMTIGLKTL, encoded by the coding sequence ATGCAACTTCTTATCATTTCGATCTTATTAGTCTTTCCTACCTTAATACTGTTGAGAAAACAGGTGCTGGCAATTCTAATACTAAGCATCAATCTTCTGTCGAATCTTTATTTTATCATTCCGTTTTACACCGAAACATCAATTCCTTCAACTGACAATCATTTCAAGATCTCAAGTATTAATTTACTTTCTAGTAATTCGAATAGAGAACTAACCATTAATTACATCGAAAATGAGGATCCGGATGTACTCATTTTAATGGAACTAACTCCGGAATGGTTAAGCTCACTTGAGCCTGTGATCGGCAACTATCAATACACAGAAATTGTTCCCAGAAACGATAATTTTGGGATCGCTCTATTGAGTAAGTACCAAATGAAAAGCTCAGTAGACTATTTCAGTCTCAATGACAAACCTTCTATTATTGGAAATGTGAGTGGTATGGAACAGGAATTTACGGTCGTGGCGACTCATCCCGTTCCACCAATTGGCCAGCAGTCCTTCTTGAATCGGAATAAGCAATTGTCTAATATTGTCAAAGATATTCCCAGGTTTTCTAAGAATCTAATTATTGCTGGTGACTTCAATACTTCATCCTTTTCCCCTCATTTTGATAGCTTGCTGAAGCAAAATCTAAAGGATAGTAGGATTGGTTTTGGTCTTCTTCCAACCTGGCCTGCCGATCATAATGTCTTACAGACAACCCTGGATCATTTCTTAGTATCTAAACATCTTCAGGTCACTAAAAGAGCAACAGGACCAGATATAGGATCAGACCATCTGCCAATCACCATGACCATAGGTCTTAAGACACTTTAA
- a CDS encoding carboxypeptidase-like regulatory domain-containing protein, with protein MTASTVHSQNRISGTVLSAEDSTAIMGASIYFDGTSIGVSSNQDGNFDISFMDNNSALIITSLGYEALVLDASEILKKSANSKYYLPIKREELETVYLEIDPWSRSRKLKHFRKEFLGRNYAKYNCKIVNEDAIKLRYSPSEKTIIATANEPLIIHNEYLGYAIRYRLADFELRFQMNGGLLLPYSTYFAGSAYFQPLKKKTGRRILRNRDRSYYGSSLHFMCSLYKQKLEENNFAIYHKRFQVPTYKFFNISEEGKNRRIELLEDDLNILYDKTEQSAIVSKNSFTIDQFGNPSPPEAILLKGIMSEKRISELLPLDYKIN; from the coding sequence ATGACTGCCTCAACAGTCCATTCCCAGAATAGGATCTCTGGAACCGTTCTTAGTGCTGAAGATTCAACCGCAATTATGGGTGCTTCCATATACTTTGACGGAACCAGTATTGGAGTTTCTTCAAATCAGGATGGAAATTTTGATATCTCCTTTATGGATAATAATTCCGCACTTATAATTACTTCTCTTGGTTACGAAGCGCTTGTACTTGATGCTTCTGAAATATTAAAGAAATCGGCAAATTCAAAATACTACTTACCTATTAAACGTGAGGAGCTGGAAACAGTTTACCTTGAAATAGACCCATGGAGCAGGTCACGAAAACTCAAGCATTTTAGAAAAGAATTTCTGGGACGGAACTACGCGAAATATAACTGTAAGATCGTTAACGAGGACGCGATTAAGCTTAGATATTCCCCATCAGAAAAAACAATAATCGCTACCGCAAATGAGCCCTTAATCATACACAACGAATATTTAGGTTACGCAATTAGATACCGGCTTGCCGACTTTGAACTAAGATTTCAAATGAATGGTGGTTTACTTCTACCCTATTCTACTTATTTTGCCGGTTCAGCCTACTTTCAGCCATTAAAGAAAAAAACCGGCAGAAGGATACTGAGAAACAGAGATCGTAGCTACTATGGCTCATCACTGCATTTTATGTGCTCACTTTATAAACAAAAACTAGAAGAAAACAATTTTGCAATCTATCATAAACGTTTTCAGGTGCCTACCTATAAATTTTTCAACATTAGCGAGGAAGGAAAAAATCGAAGAATAGAATTACTTGAAGATGACTTGAATATTCTCTACGATAAAACTGAGCAATCTGCCATCGTTTCTAAAAATTCGTTTACCATAGATCAATTTGGGAATCCATCCCCACCAGAAGCCATCCTTTTAAAAGGTATAATGTCTGAAAAACGAATATCAGAACTTCTTCCTCTGGACTATAAGATCAACTAG
- a CDS encoding DUF6624 domain-containing protein, which produces MIKIIISLAMLVASSIATSQNQPQNFQSQLDSIWKTDQDIRFGLIKLQQEGKMNSDEMKDLIQQMKKQDSINLYQVENILQDGWPDDLNMQGNQTIFLVIQHGDLQTQKEYLPVIEEAVQDNKTFPANLALLKDRKALREGKKQIYGSQIFIDSNTGKKYVQPLQIPEEVDKLRAEFGLPSMETYLQQSFQMDWNLEEYYENLPEIEKLLEERRATK; this is translated from the coding sequence ATGATCAAAATTATCATAAGCCTTGCGATGCTTGTAGCAAGTAGTATCGCCACATCACAAAATCAACCACAAAATTTTCAGTCACAACTGGACTCGATCTGGAAGACCGACCAGGATATAAGATTCGGGCTCATAAAACTTCAGCAGGAAGGAAAGATGAATTCAGATGAAATGAAGGATCTGATTCAGCAAATGAAGAAACAGGATTCAATTAATCTGTACCAGGTAGAAAACATACTTCAGGACGGGTGGCCAGATGATCTCAACATGCAAGGGAATCAAACAATTTTCCTGGTGATTCAGCATGGCGATTTGCAAACTCAAAAGGAATATCTTCCGGTAATTGAAGAAGCTGTTCAGGATAACAAAACATTCCCAGCGAACCTGGCTCTTTTAAAAGATCGAAAGGCCCTTCGTGAAGGAAAGAAACAAATTTATGGTAGCCAGATTTTTATCGATTCTAATACCGGTAAGAAATATGTACAGCCGCTTCAAATTCCTGAAGAAGTTGACAAACTACGTGCTGAATTTGGACTACCTTCTATGGAAACTTATTTGCAGCAATCATTTCAAATGGACTGGAATCTTGAAGAATACTATGAGAACCTGCCAGAGATTGAGAAACTGCTGGAAGAAAGGAGGGCGACAAAATAA
- a CDS encoding serine hydrolase domain-containing protein: MPATKSKIVIRTILLAGTLISLYFVPWILIWAWILPLPDNVQEQLNEGIEHGFDGSIVYIQQGDQPAELYAAGWHDRDRIIRAYPEAYFKIASIGKLYDAVAITKLVADDLISLDESILNYFPEFAGRIEYAENISVQMLVQHRSGMPNFTDVPDFWMNPPENTEQTLKLFLDKPASFAPGTDYAYSNSNYFLLGLLMEKVTNNSNTQVIQDRILEPLNLKNTFFSLDDIDQDKLMSGYYVGVEEDIKSTNYHSMIATAQDVGIFVKALNTGKLLTKEENEIYSSIYVYDHTGLIPGYQSIAKYHANIDTVVIQFVNTANFDGYTWSISEIVYDRIIKILEKRD; the protein is encoded by the coding sequence ATGCCTGCTACAAAAAGTAAGATTGTTATTCGAACCATACTTTTGGCTGGTACTTTGATATCGCTCTATTTCGTTCCCTGGATACTCATCTGGGCTTGGATACTACCATTACCAGACAATGTGCAGGAACAATTAAACGAAGGTATCGAGCATGGCTTTGACGGAAGCATCGTTTATATTCAGCAGGGAGATCAGCCAGCAGAATTATATGCCGCAGGATGGCATGACCGCGACCGCATTATAAGAGCTTATCCCGAAGCTTATTTCAAAATTGCGAGTATTGGCAAATTGTATGATGCGGTCGCAATTACAAAACTAGTAGCAGACGACCTTATATCCCTGGATGAAAGCATTCTTAATTATTTTCCTGAGTTTGCCGGGCGAATTGAGTATGCTGAAAATATCAGCGTTCAAATGCTGGTCCAGCATCGCAGTGGTATGCCTAATTTTACTGATGTCCCGGATTTCTGGATGAATCCGCCAGAAAATACAGAGCAGACCCTGAAACTTTTTCTTGACAAACCCGCCAGTTTCGCACCTGGAACCGACTATGCTTACTCAAATTCGAATTATTTCCTGTTAGGTTTGCTAATGGAGAAGGTTACCAATAACTCCAATACGCAGGTGATACAGGATAGAATTCTTGAGCCATTAAATCTGAAAAATACTTTCTTCAGCCTGGATGATATTGATCAGGATAAGCTAATGAGTGGTTATTATGTTGGAGTTGAAGAAGATATCAAGTCTACTAATTATCATTCGATGATCGCTACTGCGCAGGATGTGGGAATCTTTGTCAAAGCTCTGAATACTGGTAAATTACTTACCAAAGAGGAGAATGAGATTTATTCTTCCATCTATGTTTACGATCATACCGGACTCATCCCAGGTTACCAGAGTATTGCAAAATATCATGCAAATATCGATACGGTAGTGATCCAGTTCGTTAATACCGCAAATTTTGATGGCTATACCTGGAGTATTTCTGAAATTGTTTACGACCGAATTATAAAAATCTTAGAGAAGCGCGACTAA
- the nudK gene encoding GDP-mannose pyrophosphatase NudK, producing the protein MKQERVDNLEIEILSDNWYTLKKVNFDFRKNDGNWERQSREAYDRGNGAAILLYNLEKKTVILTRQFRMPTFLNGNSSGIMIEVCAGLLDQDSAEDCIRRETQEETGYEISNVEKVFEAYMSPGSVTEIVHFFIAEYHEDMKISEGGGVAEEQEDIEVLELKFYDALKMIKTGKIKDGKTIMLLQHLQLKLLQADS; encoded by the coding sequence ATGAAACAAGAACGAGTTGATAATTTAGAAATTGAAATTTTATCTGATAACTGGTACACGCTCAAAAAAGTAAATTTTGACTTCAGAAAAAATGATGGTAATTGGGAGCGGCAAAGTAGAGAGGCTTATGATCGCGGAAATGGAGCGGCAATCCTACTGTACAATTTAGAAAAGAAAACTGTGATTCTTACCAGGCAATTCCGGATGCCTACTTTTTTAAACGGAAACTCTTCAGGGATAATGATCGAAGTCTGTGCTGGTCTGCTTGATCAAGATAGTGCTGAAGATTGTATTCGAAGAGAAACGCAGGAGGAAACCGGGTATGAGATCTCCAATGTCGAAAAAGTTTTTGAAGCTTATATGTCTCCAGGTTCGGTGACCGAGATCGTACATTTCTTTATAGCTGAATATCACGAAGACATGAAAATAAGCGAGGGTGGAGGTGTAGCTGAAGAACAGGAAGACATTGAAGTCCTGGAACTTAAGTTTTATGATGCGTTAAAAATGATTAAAACGGGAAAGATAAAAGATGGTAAAACGATCATGCTATTACAGCATTTACAATTGAAATTACTGCAGGCAGATTCATAA
- a CDS encoding TonB-dependent receptor plug domain-containing protein codes for MSKILASLLLILSLNLNAQEISEKKSQDNYLHDLIADLIQKEEIASDPVIILNEQLLTSDILDTLSISKFEITSYAVLKKEQSDVEDKFGKQGLNGVLMIKTKSYQETVRDNDYLAQEDVLYLVDGKAAHSSMLKDMDPETIAKIDVLKDQDSIAKYTSEEINGIIKIQLKKETK; via the coding sequence ATGAGTAAAATCTTAGCAAGCCTGCTTTTAATACTTTCACTTAACTTAAATGCTCAGGAAATTTCAGAAAAGAAAAGTCAGGATAACTATTTGCATGACCTTATCGCAGATCTAATTCAGAAAGAAGAAATTGCCAGCGATCCTGTCATCATTTTAAATGAACAACTTCTAACCTCTGATATCCTAGATACACTCAGTATTTCAAAATTTGAAATAACCTCTTATGCTGTTCTTAAGAAAGAACAAAGCGATGTTGAGGATAAGTTTGGGAAACAAGGGCTTAACGGAGTACTCATGATCAAAACCAAATCTTATCAGGAGACCGTTAGAGATAATGATTATCTGGCGCAAGAGGATGTTTTGTATCTAGTCGATGGAAAAGCCGCACATAGCTCAATGCTGAAAGATATGGATCCGGAAACCATTGCGAAAATTGATGTATTAAAAGATCAGGACTCTATCGCAAAGTATACAAGCGAGGAGATTAATGGAATCATAAAGATCCAGCTAAAAAAAGAGACTAAATAA
- a CDS encoding flavodoxin family protein: MSKPDFSNLRCIYINCTLKKSPRESHTSKLIELSAEIMRRENVEVEEIRFIDHDIATGIYPDMTEHGWDKDEWPAIYDKIMAADILVLGTPIWLGEKSSMAQKLIERLYAMSGVQNDKGQYVFYGKVGGTLITGNEDGIKHCAMGILYSMQHVGFSIPPQADAGWIGEVGPGPSYGDTEWKDDKLDPPAGFGSNFTNKNTTFMTYNLMHLASSLKDQGGYPAYGNSAEGWEDGKRWNFENPEYR; encoded by the coding sequence ATGAGTAAGCCAGACTTCAGTAATCTACGTTGTATCTATATTAACTGTACGCTGAAAAAATCACCAAGGGAGAGCCATACATCAAAATTAATAGAACTTTCCGCAGAGATCATGCGGCGGGAAAATGTGGAAGTGGAAGAAATAAGGTTTATCGATCATGATATTGCTACTGGTATTTATCCCGATATGACAGAACATGGTTGGGATAAGGATGAATGGCCAGCTATTTATGATAAGATCATGGCTGCAGATATATTAGTTCTTGGAACACCAATCTGGCTTGGCGAAAAATCTTCCATGGCCCAGAAACTTATAGAAAGGTTGTATGCCATGAGCGGTGTTCAAAACGATAAAGGTCAGTATGTATTTTACGGTAAGGTTGGAGGTACGCTTATCACCGGGAATGAAGATGGGATCAAACATTGTGCGATGGGGATTCTTTATTCTATGCAACATGTTGGTTTTAGCATTCCTCCTCAGGCAGATGCAGGCTGGATAGGAGAAGTTGGCCCTGGCCCGAGTTACGGTGATACTGAGTGGAAAGACGATAAACTTGATCCACCAGCTGGTTTTGGAAGTAATTTCACTAATAAGAATACTACTTTCATGACCTATAATTTAATGCATTTGGCGTCCAGTCTCAAAGATCAAGGTGGTTATCCTGCTTATGGAAATTCGGCCGAAGGCTGGGAAGATGGGAAGCGCTGGAATTTCGAAAATCCTGAGTATCGATAA
- a CDS encoding ATP-binding cassette domain-containing protein: MSKLQLDSVQKAYDGQKILNDVYLQCSTGEVVGLLGRNGSGKSTLLKIMFGSLRADSRFLKIDDKVYSGSKSIKDIKYLPQDSFLIKSINVKSTIKLFLRRQYSRIVLDLPMVKPILSERVGHLSLGQKRTLEVLLLLYSESRFLLLDEPFNGLSPTSREVISQLIQERKEHKGIIITDHDYRNVISLSDRIMLMDSGNLREIDDLNRLTQYGYLT, translated from the coding sequence TTGAGTAAACTTCAACTTGATAGTGTACAAAAGGCTTATGATGGTCAAAAGATCCTGAACGATGTCTACCTGCAGTGTTCAACAGGAGAAGTGGTTGGTTTACTGGGAAGAAACGGAAGTGGGAAATCAACGTTACTGAAGATCATGTTTGGGTCATTGAGAGCTGACAGTCGGTTTCTAAAAATTGATGACAAGGTTTATTCAGGCTCGAAATCTATAAAAGATATCAAGTACTTACCGCAGGATAGCTTTTTAATTAAGAGTATAAATGTTAAGAGTACTATCAAACTGTTTCTTAGACGGCAGTATAGCAGAATAGTTCTGGATTTGCCTATGGTAAAGCCGATATTGAGTGAGCGCGTAGGTCATCTAAGTCTAGGACAAAAAAGAACTCTGGAAGTTCTGCTATTGCTTTATTCTGAATCCAGATTTCTATTACTGGACGAACCTTTTAACGGACTCAGTCCTACCAGCAGAGAAGTAATCTCGCAACTTATACAGGAAAGAAAAGAACACAAAGGCATCATTATTACAGATCATGATTACCGCAACGTAATATCACTATCAGATCGAATAATGCTTATGGACAGTGGTAATCTTCGGGAAATCGATGATTTAAATCGGTTGACTCAGTACGGTTATCTTACTTGA
- a CDS encoding class I SAM-dependent methyltransferase, giving the protein MKNHYNLFLLLLLVLSMTACGQTKKESNEEETYTFKNGDPNGIGKWYMGREIAHVMGYQGINWLERSDREKEENTSQLLKNMNIQPGDTIADVGAGSGYHAFKMAKLATEGFTYAVDIQPEMLQAISTKQSEQQVNNIQTIQGSEKSINLDENSVSKILLVDVYHEFNFPKEMIESMHKSLTSDGKIYLIEYKAEDASIPIKEIHKMSEKQAVKEFKASGFKLEQNVENLPWQHCLIFVKEKTN; this is encoded by the coding sequence ATGAAAAATCATTACAATTTGTTCCTGTTATTGCTGCTTGTATTAAGTATGACAGCATGCGGACAGACAAAAAAAGAAAGCAACGAAGAGGAAACCTATACTTTTAAAAACGGTGATCCAAACGGAATTGGAAAGTGGTATATGGGTAGAGAGATCGCGCATGTCATGGGTTATCAAGGAATAAACTGGCTGGAAAGATCTGATCGCGAAAAGGAGGAAAATACGAGTCAGTTACTGAAGAACATGAATATCCAGCCTGGTGATACGATCGCTGATGTTGGTGCCGGCAGTGGATATCATGCTTTTAAAATGGCGAAATTGGCTACCGAAGGTTTTACTTATGCGGTGGATATACAGCCAGAAATGCTTCAGGCGATTTCAACAAAGCAGTCAGAACAACAGGTGAATAATATTCAAACCATTCAGGGTTCAGAAAAAAGTATAAATCTGGATGAGAATTCAGTTTCAAAAATATTGCTGGTGGATGTCTATCATGAATTTAATTTTCCGAAGGAAATGATAGAATCCATGCACAAATCTCTGACTTCTGATGGTAAAATTTATTTGATCGAATATAAAGCTGAGGATGCGAGCATTCCGATCAAGGAAATTCACAAAATGAGTGAAAAACAGGCCGTAAAAGAATTTAAAGCCTCCGGTTTTAAACTGGAGCAGAATGTTGAGAATTTACCCTGGCAGCATTGCCTGATCTTTGTAAAAGAAAAAACGAATTAG